One part of the Pristis pectinata isolate sPriPec2 chromosome 15, sPriPec2.1.pri, whole genome shotgun sequence genome encodes these proteins:
- the lrtm2a gene encoding leucine-rich repeat and transmembrane domain-containing protein 2: MMEAVTSTIVMEGRKVSWTCPPFLLFVMLTIVDTFLACPTHCSCNNYEVDCSNLGLVTIPADIPSNIKFLSLSNNKLSTFQALTFTNFTTLEKLDLSNNYLDQLPSNAFDYIRNLIDLNLRNNSIRSLDKNIFYKTTNLQRLDLSVNGLSQIPLLLFDEMQNLTWLNLEENRMPNLEREVFEPLEVLQQLQLGGNPWECDCSLRDFKHWMEWFQYKGGKLDGIECSLPKGLRGKDLRVIPIEMFNYCVQLEDENKSSVNRKTVTAPPCVKQELITSRPQYIHTSECARQRYRPVSVRRAIGTVIIAGVLCGIVCIMMVVAGAYGCIYASLMAKYHRELKKRQPLMGDGEQEQEEQKQASSMA; this comes from the exons GTCCCCCATTCTTGCTCTTTGTGATGCTAACTATTGTTGACACTTTCTTGGCATGCCCCACACACTGTTCTTGTAATAATTATGAAGTGGATTGCAGCAATCTTGGCTTGGTGACCATCCCAGCAGACATTCCATCAAACATCAAATTTCTCTCGCTCAGTAACAATAAactcagcacattccaggctctcACATTCACTAATTTTACCACACTGGAGAAGCTGGATCTGTCCAACAACTACTTGGACCAACTACCATCGAATGCATTTGATTACATCAGGAACTTGATTGACCTCAACTTACGAAACAACAGCATTCGAAGCCTGGATAAAAATATCTTCTATAAGACCACCAACTTGCAGAGGTTAGACCTTTCTGTTAATGGTCTCTCTCAGATTCCACTACTTTTATTTGACGAAATGCAGAATTTGACCTGGTTGAACTTGGAAGAGAATAGGATGCCAAATCTTGAAAGAGAGGTCTTTGAGCCACTTGAAGTTCTTCAGCAATTACAACTCGGCGGGAACCCCTGGGAGTGTGACTGCAGTCTGAGGGATTTCAAACACTGGATGGAGTGGTTCCAGTACAAAG GTGGAAAACTTGATGGAATTGAATGTTCTCTGCCAAAAGGCCTCCGTGGGAAAGATCTCAGAGTAATTCCGATAGAGATGTTCAACTACTGTGTCCAACTGGAGGATGAAAATAAATCTTCAGTAAATAGAAAAACAGTCACTGCCCCTCCCTGTGTGAAGCAAGAGCTCATCACCTCAAGGCCACAGTACATTCATACCTCAGAGTGTGCAAGGCAACGTTACCGTCCAGTCAGTGTCAGGCGAGCCATTGGGACAGTCATCATTGCTGGAGTTTTATGTGGAATTGTTTGCATCATGATGGTGGTGGCTGGAGCATATGGCTGCATATATGCCTCCTTGATGGCAAAATACCACCGGGAGCTTAAAAAGCGCCAGCCACTGATGGGAGATGGTGAGCAAGAGCAGGAGGAACAAAAGCAAGCCTCCTCCATGGCCTGA